Below is a genomic region from Sphingopyxis terrae subsp. terrae NBRC 15098.
GCCGGACGCGGCGCCACCCTGATCCCAGCCGCCGCTCGATCCGCCGCCCTGCGACCAGCTATCGCCGCCGCGCGAGCCGCCGCCGCCGCCGCCAGGCGCACCGTCGAGCATGGTCAAGGTGCCGCCCATGCCAGCGACGACGACTTCGGTCGTGTAGCGATCATTGCCGTCACGGTCCTGCCACTTGCGAGTGCGCAAGGATCCTTCGATATAAACCTTCGAGCCCTTTTTAAGGTAGCGCTCGACGACGCCGACGAGGCCGTCGCCGTTGATGACGACATTGTGCCATTCGGTGCGCTCCTTGCGCTCTCCGGTCATGCGGTCCTTCCACTGTTCGGAGGTCGCGATGCGGATATTGGCAATCTTGCCGCCGTTCTGGAACGACTTGATTTCGGGATCGGCGCCCAGATTGCCGATCAGAATAACTTTGTTGACGCTGCCAGCCATGCCGCTCCGCTCCGCTTGAATGTTGGAAGGATCAGCCTAGTCCAAAGGCGACGGCTGTCCAGTAGGTGATACCTGCCGCGGCATAGGCGAGCGCGAACAAATAGCCAACCATGAACAGCGGCCATTTCCACCCATTGGTCTCGCGCCGGGTGATCGCGATCGTCGAGATACATTGCGGGGCAAAGACGAACCAGGCGAGAAAGGCGAGCGCGGTCGCGATGCTCCAGCGTCCCTGAAGCCGCTCGCTGAGCGATTGCGCAACGGCATCCTCGTCATCGCCCGCGTCGATCGCATTGGCGGTTGCGAGCGCCGAGACGGCCACCTCGCGCGCCGCCATCGCAGGGATCAGCGCGAGTGCGATGTCGTGATTGAAGCCGATGGGTTTGACCACGACTTCCAGTCCGCTCGCGATGCGGCCGGCGATACTGTAATCGACCTGGCGGACGTCGCCGCCCGCCGGCGCCTGCGGATAGCTGAGCAGCAGCCACAGCACCGCGGTGGTCGCGGCGATGATCGTGCCCGCGCGGCGCAGGAAGATCCACGCCCGCTGCCATAGCGCGATGCCGACATCGCGCAGCCGCGGCCATTGATAGCGCGGCATTTCCATCATGAAGCCCGCCGCATTGCCCTTGGTCACCGACCGCCGCAGCACGAAGGCGACGACCAGCGCGCCGACGATGCCCGACACATAGAGGCCGAACAGCACGAGTCCCTGCAGGCCAACGGGCGATCCGCCGACGCTGCGGTTCGGGATGAAGGCGCCGATGATCAGCGTGTAGACGGGAAGCCGCGCCGAACAGGTCATCAGCGGGGCGATCAGGATCGTCGTCAGCCGGTCTTTCGCATCGGGAATCGCGCGCGTCGCCATGATACCGGGAACCGCGCAGGCGAAGCTGGAGAGCAGCGGGATGAACCCGCGTCCCGACAAACCGACCTTTGCCATGATCCCGTCCATCAGGAAGGCGGCGCGGGTCATATAGCCCGAGGCTTCGAGCAGCAGGATGAAGAGGAAGAGAATCAGGATCTGCGGCAGGAAAACGACGACCGCGCCGACGCCGGCGAGCAGTCCTTCGACCACCAGCCCGCGCAGGAAGCCCGCGGCCATGTGATCGCTCGCCAGCGCCTGCAACGCGGCGATGCCGTCCTCGATCCAGGCGATCGGTGCTTCGGACCAGGCGTAGACCGCTTGGAACATCACGAACATCAGCGCGAGCAGGATCAGCAGCCCGAAGACCGGATGTAGCGCTACCGCATCGACGCGCTGCGTCCAGCGGCGCACCGGCGTTTCGGCGAGCGTCGCGGCGCGCGCGATGGCGCGAGCGCGCTGGTGCAGCGCGGTGTCGCCGGGCGGCGGCGCCGGCTGGTCGGTCGCCGACAGGCCGTGCGAGAGGAGCGCGCCATCGACCGCCGCAAGCAATTCGGTCAGGCCGCGCTTGCGCACCGCAACGGTGGGCACCACTGGCACGCCGAGTTCGGCGGCAAGCCGGTCGGGATCGAGCGTCAGCCCGTCGCGCTCCGCCAAGTCGAGCATGTTGAGCGCGATGACGGTCGGCAGGCCGAGCGCGATCAGTTCGAGCGCGAAGCAGAGATGATTGTCGAGGTTCGCCGCGTCGACGACGACGATCAGTGCGTCGGGGCGCTTCTCGCCCGTCTGGCGGCCGAGCACAACGTCGCGCGTCACCGCCTCGTCGGGGCTGGCGGGCGACAGGCTGTAGCTGCCCGGCAGATCGACCAGCGCGAGCGGCCGGCCGTCGGCAAAGCTCGCATGGCCCGATTTGCGTTCGACCGTGACGCCCGGATAATTGGCGATCTTCTGCCGCGCGCCGGTCAGCGCGTTGAACAGGCTCGATTTGCCGGCGTTCGGATTGCCGACCAGTGCGATCGTGGGTGCGGGGCCGGTCATGTCGTCGCCGGTTCGACCTCTATGGCGGCGGCCTGCTTGCTGCGGATGATGACTTTCATCCGCCCGATCGTCAGCGCGAGAGGATCGCGCGAGAACAGGCTGCCGCGATGCAGCGGGGTGACTTCGCTCCCCTCCAGCAAGCCGAACTCGCGCAGCCGGCGCCCTTCGTCGTGCGACATCGACGTCCAGTCGATGCGCGCGATGCGCACCGCGATGCCAAGCGGGGAGGAATCGAGCTTCGCGATCATTTGCGAGCGATTATCAATAACAGCAGCGAAGCGCCAGCCCCAAAATTTGCCGGCGCCGCCGCCTCAGCGTCCCGGGTAGCGCAGCCGCCCCACGAAGCGCGCGAGGCTGGGCCGTTCGATGCGGTGCGCAGCGCGGCGGTGCTTCCACGCTTCGAAGCGCATCACATTGTCGATCCGCCGCGCAAGGAAGGCACGCGTTTCAGCAAAATTTTCGCTCTCGTCGTTGAGGAAGACCGCCATCGTCGATCCATAGACCCCGGTCAGGATCGCGCGCTTGCTGTAGTGATTATAGTCGGTCGCGGTGTCGCCCGCGAGGCGCCACATCAGGTCGGCGGCGCGCCAGCCGAGCTTGGCCGCGTGCGGGGCATTGCCCGGCAGCGCGAGCAAGGCCAGCGCGCGGCGCAGCGATTCGCGGTTGGGCGCGAGCAGATCGATCCGGGTTTCGACGAGCCGAGTGATGCGCTCGCGAATCTTCATCGTCGCGAGCGTTTCCGCCGGGCAGCGCTCCGCCATCGCGGCATCGATCGTCGCAAACCAGGCGTCGACCATGTCGCGCGCACCGCCCGGAAAGGCTAGCCGCGCGACGTCGCGGTCGACCCCGAGCGCGTCGGCAGCTTCGTCGAGCGTGGCGGCGGTGAAGCCGTCGAAGGCAGCGGAAGCCGCGACAAGCGGCGCCAGCGCGGCGCGAATCTCGTCGAGCGTCGGATCGGCGGGCAGAGTTGCGGCGGACGGATGCTGAGCCATGACCATCAGATAGGCGCCGCGCGGCGGCTCGGCAACCGAATCAGCACCAGCGCCGCGGCAACCATCGCGCCGCCGAACAATTCCATCGCGCTGAGCGTCTCGCCGAAGATCAGCCACCCCGCGGTCGCCGCGACCACCGGCTGGACGAGCAGGGTCAGGCCGACGACGAGCGGCGAGAAGCGCGGCAATGCCCAGATGAGCAGCCCCTGCCCGACCAGCTGGCTCATCAGCGCCAGCACGATCAGCGGGGTCCAGTCGTGCGGCAGGATCGCTTCGCCGAAGAGCAGCGCCGTGCCGAGCAGCACCGGGATCCCCGCCGCCGACGATATGGCGAGCGCCGACCAGGGGCCGATGTCGCCGCGCACCCGCTGCATCATTAGAACATAGCCCGTATAGAGCGCCCCGGCGAAAAGGCTGAGCAGATCGCCAACGAGATAGGCGGCCGACGCTTCATAGCTTTGCCCCATCAGCAGCGCCGACCCCGCGAAGGCTAGCAGCACCGCCACCGCCTGCCACCCGCGCGGCAGGGTGCGCGCGACCGCAATCCCCCACAGCACGAGGAGCAGGCTGGCGCTGTTGCCGAACAGCGTCGCATTGGCGACCTTGGTCTGAAGGATGCCGAGATGCCAGGCGGCAAGATCGAGCGCGAAGAAGAGCCCCGCCCCCGCCGCCACCGTCAGCGCGCCGCGCGGCGGCAGGCGACCGCCCGTTTCGCGCCGCATCAGCAGCGCGAGCAGCGGCAGCGCGAGCGCGAGTCGCCAGAAGGCCGCGGCCACGGGACCGGTATCGGCGAAGCGCACCACCATCGCGGTCAGCGACAGCGCCAGATTGCCACCGACAAGCGCGGCAAAGGCCCATCGGTTCACCGTGGCGGCGACCGGTTTGGCCACCGGATCGACCGGCGAAATGGTGGGCGGGCTGATTGGCTTGTTGCTCATTTAGATTTTCTTTTGCTACCCACCATTGTGCAGCGGCCGCCGCATCCATAGCTTCGGCGGCCATAGCGGCGACAGCACGGGCCGTCGCCGGTAAAGTGAAAGGTGGAATCTATGCCCGCATCGCTTCTCGACCCGATCAAGCTTGGCGCGATCGACGCGCCCAACCGCATCCTCATGGCGCCGCTGACGCGCGGCCGCGCCGGCCCCGGTTTCGTCCCCAACGAACTTGCGGTCGAATATTATCGCCAGCGCGCCTCGGCCGGGCTGATCATCTCCGAAGCGACGGGAATTTCGCAGGAAGGGCTCGGCTGGCCCTCGGCGCCGGGACTGTGGACCGACGCACAGGTCGAAGGCTGGAAACCCGTCACCGAGGCGGTCCACGCCGCGGGCGGGCGCATCGTCGCGCAGCTGTGGCACATGGGCCGGCTCGTCCATTCGGTGTTCAACGACGGCAAGCAGCCGGTGTCGGCTTCGGCAACGAAGGGCGAAGGTCGCGCGCACACGCCGGTCGGGCGGCTCGAGCTCGAAGAAGCGCGCCCGCTGCGCCTCGACGAGATTCCGCGCGTGATTGCCGATTATGTCGCGGCTGCCGAAAATGCGAAGCGCGCCGGGTTCGACGGTGTGCAACTGCACGGCGCCAACGGCTATCTGATCGACCAGTTCCTGCGCGACGGCACCAATTTGCGCGACGATGATTATGGCGGTCCGGTCGAAAACCGCATCCGTCTGCTCCGCGAAGTGACCGAAGCGCTGATCGGGGTGTGGGGCAAGGATCGCGTCGCGGTGCGCCTGTCGCCCAATGGCGAGACGCAGGGTGTCGACGACAGCGCGCCCGAAATACTGTTCCCCGCCGCCGCCGCGGCGCTCGACGCGCTGGGCATCGCTTTCCTCGAACTGCGCGAACCCGGCCCCGACGGCACCTTCGGCAAAACCGACGTGCCCAAGCAGTCGCCGGCGATCCGTCAGGTCTTCAAGGGGCCGCTGGTGCTCAATAGCGATTATGACGTGGCGAAGGCCGAAGCCGATCTGGCGAGCGGCCTTGCCGATGCGATCAGTTTCGGGCGGCCGTTCATCGGCAATCCCGATCTGGTCGAACGCATCCGCACCGGCGCGGCTTGGGCCACCGACAATCCGCAGAGCTGGTACTCGCCCGGGCCCGAGGGCTATATCGACTATCCGGCGCTGGTCGCTGCCTAGATCAGATCAGACAACAATTTCGTGTGTCCCCGCGAAGGCGGGGACACTCCTCCGGTCGGTTTCAGATCGCGCCGGCTGAAGATGGGCCCCCCGCCTTCGCGGGGCACGCTATCTTCAGGCAACGGGCGTTATCCCCTCTCGGCGACCGCCTTGTCGACGATCCCCGCCCCGATCGGCGCCAATATCTTGCCGCCGAACTGGAACAGCAGAAAGGCCGCGATAAAGGCCGCGACCGGCATGATGAGCAGCAGGAAGACGAAGATCGCGAGCCCGATCGCGAAGATCGTCACGAAGCCGCCGCTCAGGGTCGATTGCCCGCTCGCGCCGAGTTCGATCGTCCGCGGCCCCTTTGCATCCCACCATTTCGACGTGACCACCGTCTTGCGCGAACCGCGATCTGGTTGCGGCGCCGGACGAGACCGCGATGCCGGGATCGGAGCGGCTTCGGGGACATGCGCCGGGATTCGCGCCGGCACGGACGCGCGCGCTGGCGGCGCGGCGGGCGGGTCGCCCCAGGGCTGGCGCGCCTTGGCCTGGGCGCCGCGCGCAGCGATCGCCTCACGCAGCCGATCAGCGGGAGCTGTGTCGGCAATCGTAGCGGGGGCTTTGATAGGTTCCGGTATCTCTTCGCGCGGTGCCGGCAGGGCGGGTTCGATGCCCCGGCGCCGATCGTGTTCGGCCATGCGCTGTGCCGCGGTCGGCGGGGTTCCGCCGGTCGCGCGGTCGATCACCACCAGCCGGCCGCCGCGTTCGACGACGGAATATCGGCCGGGAGGAGTGCGATCAAGCAACGCCGAACTGATCCTTCAATGCGAGCATCGCGAGTGCGGCCTTCGCCGCCTCGCCGCCCTTATCCTTGCGCGTCTTGTCGGCGCGCGCAAGCGCCTGTTCCTCATCCTCGACGGTCAGGATACCGTTGCCGATGGCAAGGCCGTCGAGCGTCAGCGCCATGATGCCGCGCGCGCTTTCGTTCGACACCACTTCGAAATGATAGGTTTCGCCGCGGATGACGACGCCAAGCGCGACATAGCCGTCAAAGCGGCCGCTCTGATCGGCAAGTGCGATCGCCGCCGGAACCTCGAGCGCGCCGGGAACGGTCACGACCTCGTGGCTGTGCCCCTCGGCCTCGAGCGCGCTGCGCACGCCATCGATCAGCATGTCGTTGAGATGGGCATAGAAACGCGCTTCGACGATCAGGATATGGGCCATCATTCTTCTCCGGGGATTGCGCGTTCGCCGACGACCGACAGGCCATAGCCTTCGAGCCCGACGAGATTATTGTGCGAAGGCGTCAGAAGCTCCATCGCATGAACGCCGAGGTCGACGAGGATTTGCGCGCCGATGCCGTAGGTGCGCAGATCCATGCCGCCGGTCGGCGGCGGGGCCGCGTCGGCGGCGGCCGAGCCGGGGAGCGGGCGCATGAGCATGACGATGACCCCCGATCCTTCGGCGCCGATCGCCTCCATCGAGCGTTGCAGGCGGCGCTTGCGGGGGCCCGGGCGGCCCATGATATCGTCGAAGATCGACACGGCGTGCATCCGCACCAGCGTCACGCCATCGGGATCGACCGCGCCTTTCTGCAGCACCAGATTGACGCTGCCGTCGACCTTGTTGCGATAGGATTTGAGCCGCCAGTCGCCGCCATAATCCGATTCGAAGGGTTCGTCGGCGACACATTCGACCAGCCGGTCGGTGCGGCTGCGATAGGCGATCAGGTCGGCGATCGTGCCGATCTTCAGCCCGTGTCGGCGCGCGAAGGGGATCAGATCGTCGAGTCGGGCCATCGTCCCGTCGTCGTTCATGATCTCGCAGATCACGCCCGAGGGATTGAGGCCGGCGAGGCGCGCGATGTCGACCGACGCCTCGGTATGGCCTGCGCGCACCAGCACGCCGCCGTCGCGCGCGATCAGCGGAAAGACATGCCCGGGCGTGACGATATCGTCGCGCCCCTTGGCGGCGTCGATCGCAACCGACACGGTGCGCGCACGGTCGGCGGCGGAAATGCCGGTGGTCACGCCCTCGCGCGCTTCGATCGAGGTGGTGAAGGCGGTTTCGTGGCGGGTGCCGTTGTTGCGGCTCATCAGTTCGAGGCCCAGCGTTTCGACCCGCGACCGCGTCAGCGTCAGGCAGATCAGGCCGCGGCCGTGCGTCGCCATGAAATTGACCGCATCGGGGGTCGCCATCTGCGCCGGGATGACCAGATCGCCCTCATTTTCGCGATCCTCGTCGTCGACTAGGATGAACATGCGGCCGTTGCGCGCCTCGGCGATGATTTCCTCCGGCGTCGCCATCGGCGACAGGTCGCTGCCGTGCGCGAGCCAATTCTCGAGCTTGCGCAGCGTTTCGGCGGTGGGGTTCCAGCCCGGCGATTCCATGTCGCGCAGGCTGTTGGCGTGGAGGCCGGCCGCGCGCGCAAGCCCCGAGCGGGACATGCTGCCGTCGTCGACGATGGCGCGGATGCGATCGATAAGTTGCGTAGACATGCCCCGCAATTATCACATCATAATGTGATTCCCAATAGAGAAATCACATTGCGCTATTATTTGGGTCCGAAGATCGGTCCAAGATCGCGCAGCGGGGCATCGGGCTTGGCGTCCAGCAATTGCAGCATCTGGCCCGTCCGGTCGTCGCGCTTGGCATAGTCGCGCGCCGACATGCCGGCAATATGATCCGATTTGTCGGGATTGGCGCCGTGGCGCATCAGCAGCCGGACCATCGCCGCATTCTTGGCCTGCACCGCCAGTATCAACGCCGTCTCGCCGCGGCGATTGGTCATGTCGACGATCGACTTGTCGGCTTCGATCAGTTCCTCGGCGCCGTCGGGATAGTTGAGCAGCGCCGCGTGCATCAGCGGCGTCACCCCCTGGCGGTCGCCGATTTCGGGGTCGGCGCCCTTGCCGATCAGGAAGCGCAGCCACGTCGTGTCGCGGCGCTTGGTAACGATGATCAGCGCGGTTTCGCCGGTGTCGGGATGGCGCGTGTTGACCAGCGTCGAATCGTCCTTCAGCGCCTCGGTCGCCTTCGTTCCGTCGCGGTTCTCCACGGCCTGCAGAAAGGCGTAGCCGCCGCGGAATTGCGCATGCGCCGCGGTGCCGGCGCCGAGCGCGGCGGCGATCAGCAGGAGGAAGGAGGCGAGGCGAAGCTCCGCGCGTCGAAACATGATTGGGCGACCCCTGGCGATGATCGTCGCACGGCGCGACGAGAAAGGTTGATTTTCGTGGCCTAGCCCATCAAGGCTGGCCGCATGATGAACATCCCGAATATGGTCCGAAACGCCGGTCGCGCAAGCCTGCTTCTGATTTTTGGCGCGGCGCTCGCTGGGTGCAACGCCCCGTCGGCGACGCAGGACGCGACCCCGCCGCTCGCCGGCGCGAAGATCGGCGGGCCGTTCAGCCTGATCGATCAGGATGGCAAGCCGGTACGCGACAGAGATTTTGCGGGCCGTTACCGCATCGTCTATTTCGGCTATAGCTATTGCCCCGATATCTGCCCGGTCGATGTGCAAAAGCTGATGCGCGGGCTGGCGGCGTTCGAGAAGGCCGATCCGGCGCGCGGCGCCAAGGTGCAGCCGATGTTCATCACCGTCGACCCGGCGCGCGACACGCCCGCCGTGCTCAAGGCCTTCGTCAGCCGGTACCACCCGCGCCTGATCGGGCTGACCGGCACCCCCGAACAGATCGCGGCGGTCGCGAAGGAATATGTCGTGTCCTTCCACAAGGTGGAGGGATCCGCGCCCGACCGCTATCTGATGGCGCATACGCAGCTCGCCTTCCTGATGGACCCGGCCGGCAAGCCGCTCGCGCTCCTGCCGCTCGATGACCCGTCGACCGACGTCGATGAAGGCGCGCCCGACAAGGTCGCCGCCGACCTTGGCAAGTGGGTGAAGTGACCGGGGCGGGGCGCCGCTTCTGGGAAGCGCCGCTCGCCTCGCTCGACGCGGGCGAGTGGGAGGCACTGTGCGACGGTTGCGGCAAATGCTGCCTCCACAAGCTGGAGGATGAAGACAGCGGGCGCATCTATCCGACCAATGTCGCGTGCCGCCTGCTCGACTTGAAAACAGCGCGCTGCGGCGATTACAAGCATCGCCGCCGCCATGTCCCCGATTGCCTGACGCTGACCAAGCGCAGCGTCGCCGACATCGAATGGCTGCCGCAAACCTGTGCCTACCGCCTGCGCGCCGAGGGCGAGCCGCTGCCCGCATGGCAT
It encodes:
- the ssb gene encoding single-stranded DNA-binding protein; protein product: MAGSVNKVILIGNLGADPEIKSFQNGGKIANIRIATSEQWKDRMTGERKERTEWHNVVINGDGLVGVVERYLKKGSKVYIEGSLRTRKWQDRDGNDRYTTEVVVAGMGGTLTMLDGAPGGGGGGSRGGDSWSQGGGSSGGWDQGGAASGGSSGGGWNQGGGGASGGGRPPFDDDLDDDVPF
- a CDS encoding COQ9 family protein; its protein translation is MVMAQHPSAATLPADPTLDEIRAALAPLVAASAAFDGFTAATLDEAADALGVDRDVARLAFPGGARDMVDAWFATIDAAMAERCPAETLATMKIRERITRLVETRIDLLAPNRESLRRALALLALPGNAPHAAKLGWRAADLMWRLAGDTATDYNHYSKRAILTGVYGSTMAVFLNDESENFAETRAFLARRIDNVMRFEAWKHRRAAHRIERPSLARFVGRLRYPGR
- the ribH gene encoding 6,7-dimethyl-8-ribityllumazine synthase — protein: MAHILIVEARFYAHLNDMLIDGVRSALEAEGHSHEVVTVPGALEVPAAIALADQSGRFDGYVALGVVIRGETYHFEVVSNESARGIMALTLDGLAIGNGILTVEDEEQALARADKTRKDKGGEAAKAALAMLALKDQFGVA
- the feoB gene encoding ferrous iron transporter B, translating into MTGPAPTIALVGNPNAGKSSLFNALTGARQKIANYPGVTVERKSGHASFADGRPLALVDLPGSYSLSPASPDEAVTRDVVLGRQTGEKRPDALIVVVDAANLDNHLCFALELIALGLPTVIALNMLDLAERDGLTLDPDRLAAELGVPVVPTVAVRKRGLTELLAAVDGALLSHGLSATDQPAPPPGDTALHQRARAIARAATLAETPVRRWTQRVDAVALHPVFGLLILLALMFVMFQAVYAWSEAPIAWIEDGIAALQALASDHMAAGFLRGLVVEGLLAGVGAVVVFLPQILILFLFILLLEASGYMTRAAFLMDGIMAKVGLSGRGFIPLLSSFACAVPGIMATRAIPDAKDRLTTILIAPLMTCSARLPVYTLIIGAFIPNRSVGGSPVGLQGLVLFGLYVSGIVGALVVAFVLRRSVTKGNAAGFMMEMPRYQWPRLRDVGIALWQRAWIFLRRAGTIIAATTAVLWLLLSYPQAPAGGDVRQVDYSIAGRIASGLEVVVKPIGFNHDIALALIPAMAAREVAVSALATANAIDAGDDEDAVAQSLSERLQGRWSIATALAFLAWFVFAPQCISTIAITRRETNGWKWPLFMVGYLFALAYAAAGITYWTAVAFGLG
- a CDS encoding DMT family transporter, which gives rise to MSNKPISPPTISPVDPVAKPVAATVNRWAFAALVGGNLALSLTAMVVRFADTGPVAAAFWRLALALPLLALLMRRETGGRLPPRGALTVAAGAGLFFALDLAAWHLGILQTKVANATLFGNSASLLLVLWGIAVARTLPRGWQAVAVLLAFAGSALLMGQSYEASAAYLVGDLLSLFAGALYTGYVLMMQRVRGDIGPWSALAISSAAGIPVLLGTALLFGEAILPHDWTPLIVLALMSQLVGQGLLIWALPRFSPLVVGLTLLVQPVVAATAGWLIFGETLSAMELFGGAMVAAALVLIRLPSRRAAPI
- the ribB gene encoding 3,4-dihydroxy-2-butanone-4-phosphate synthase, which translates into the protein MSTQLIDRIRAIVDDGSMSRSGLARAAGLHANSLRDMESPGWNPTAETLRKLENWLAHGSDLSPMATPEEIIAEARNGRMFILVDDEDRENEGDLVIPAQMATPDAVNFMATHGRGLICLTLTRSRVETLGLELMSRNNGTRHETAFTTSIEAREGVTTGISAADRARTVSVAIDAAKGRDDIVTPGHVFPLIARDGGVLVRAGHTEASVDIARLAGLNPSGVICEIMNDDGTMARLDDLIPFARRHGLKIGTIADLIAYRSRTDRLVECVADEPFESDYGGDWRLKSYRNKVDGSVNLVLQKGAVDPDGVTLVRMHAVSIFDDIMGRPGPRKRRLQRSMEAIGAEGSGVIVMLMRPLPGSAAADAAPPPTGGMDLRTYGIGAQILVDLGVHAMELLTPSHNNLVGLEGYGLSVVGERAIPGEE
- a CDS encoding SCO family protein, with translation MMNIPNMVRNAGRASLLLIFGAALAGCNAPSATQDATPPLAGAKIGGPFSLIDQDGKPVRDRDFAGRYRIVYFGYSYCPDICPVDVQKLMRGLAAFEKADPARGAKVQPMFITVDPARDTPAVLKAFVSRYHPRLIGLTGTPEQIAAVAKEYVVSFHKVEGSAPDRYLMAHTQLAFLMDPAGKPLALLPLDDPSTDVDEGAPDKVAADLGKWVK
- a CDS encoding ankyrin repeat domain-containing protein — protein: MFRRAELRLASFLLLIAAALGAGTAAHAQFRGGYAFLQAVENRDGTKATEALKDDSTLVNTRHPDTGETALIIVTKRRDTTWLRFLIGKGADPEIGDRQGVTPLMHAALLNYPDGAEELIEADKSIVDMTNRRGETALILAVQAKNAAMVRLLMRHGANPDKSDHIAGMSARDYAKRDDRTGQMLQLLDAKPDAPLRDLGPIFGPK
- a CDS encoding YcgN family cysteine cluster protein, whose product is MTGAGRRFWEAPLASLDAGEWEALCDGCGKCCLHKLEDEDSGRIYPTNVACRLLDLKTARCGDYKHRRRHVPDCLTLTKRSVADIEWLPQTCAYRLRAEGEPLPAWHYLVCGDPDAVHRAGESIVGWTVSEDRAGPLENHLVERVV
- a CDS encoding FeoA family protein produces the protein MIAKLDSSPLGIAVRIARIDWTSMSHDEGRRLREFGLLEGSEVTPLHRGSLFSRDPLALTIGRMKVIIRSKQAAAIEVEPATT
- a CDS encoding alkene reductase, with the translated sequence MPASLLDPIKLGAIDAPNRILMAPLTRGRAGPGFVPNELAVEYYRQRASAGLIISEATGISQEGLGWPSAPGLWTDAQVEGWKPVTEAVHAAGGRIVAQLWHMGRLVHSVFNDGKQPVSASATKGEGRAHTPVGRLELEEARPLRLDEIPRVIADYVAAAENAKRAGFDGVQLHGANGYLIDQFLRDGTNLRDDDYGGPVENRIRLLREVTEALIGVWGKDRVAVRLSPNGETQGVDDSAPEILFPAAAAALDALGIAFLELREPGPDGTFGKTDVPKQSPAIRQVFKGPLVLNSDYDVAKAEADLASGLADAISFGRPFIGNPDLVERIRTGAAWATDNPQSWYSPGPEGYIDYPALVAA